One window from the genome of Pseudomonas fluorescens encodes:
- a CDS encoding TonB-dependent receptor domain-containing protein, which translates to MHSPLRFPTLSPWTRFALAASAAGALCTSAQAAEPQAMTLDDVVVTASGYEQRVEDAPASVTVIDGETLRRKSYRDLGDAVRDVEGVTVNGGANETDISIRGMPADYTLILVDGKRQSARESRVNGNSGYEQSFVPPAAAIERIEVVRGPMSSLYGSDAIGGVINVITRKVSPQWGGSVSYDYSARQHSDQGNARQTQFYLNGPLHEDFLGLQVWGRYLDRQADDDIEQTNGFSQADHRDLTARLAFTPTVDHDILLEAGATRLKNGDGISANWATREQENNRDHWSLSHQGRWGWATSDIALSQETSSREGKATPAQTDIYGRKPEVKNTVFDAKLVVPTTHNVSTVGMQWNESELTDWNQGLGDRVDYEFSVLQKAVFAENEWSVTDNFALTTGLRLDDHEQYGTHASPRIYGVWRATDNWTLKGGIARGFKAPELRAVVKDYAYLRRNRFVMLGNPDLKPETSTNYEFSALWSNRDDLSAGATVFYNDFQDKLSTVTTDERWNGYIVMDRVNIDKAVIQGVELTGQWDINASVLFKANYTYTDSEQKSGANAGAPLALTPKQKANLRGEWAINDRAQAWASVSYYGEETGNTITDESAPGYTTADLGGSYELTDSITLNSSLNNITDKRLDDETYGTVNYGRTLWMGATLNF; encoded by the coding sequence ATGCACTCCCCTCTCCGTTTTCCAACATTGTCCCCGTGGACGCGTTTCGCCCTGGCCGCCAGTGCAGCCGGCGCGCTGTGCACGTCCGCCCAGGCTGCCGAACCGCAGGCCATGACCCTTGATGATGTGGTCGTGACCGCTTCCGGCTACGAGCAACGCGTCGAGGATGCGCCGGCCTCTGTCACGGTGATTGATGGGGAGACGCTGCGCCGCAAGTCGTATCGCGATCTGGGTGACGCGGTGCGGGATGTCGAGGGGGTAACGGTCAACGGCGGGGCCAATGAGACGGACATTTCCATTCGCGGCATGCCGGCCGATTACACGCTGATTCTGGTCGATGGCAAGCGCCAGAGTGCCCGGGAATCGCGGGTCAACGGTAACAGCGGTTACGAGCAGAGTTTCGTGCCGCCGGCGGCGGCCATCGAGCGTATCGAAGTGGTGCGTGGGCCGATGTCGTCGCTGTACGGTTCGGACGCCATTGGCGGGGTGATCAACGTGATTACCCGCAAGGTTTCGCCGCAGTGGGGCGGCTCGGTGTCCTACGATTATTCCGCGCGCCAGCACAGTGACCAAGGCAACGCCCGTCAGACGCAGTTCTACCTCAATGGTCCGTTGCACGAAGATTTTCTCGGCTTGCAGGTCTGGGGCCGTTACCTGGATCGTCAGGCCGATGACGACATCGAGCAAACCAACGGTTTCAGCCAGGCCGATCACCGCGACCTGACCGCACGCCTGGCCTTCACCCCGACCGTCGACCACGACATCCTGCTGGAGGCTGGCGCCACGCGCTTGAAGAACGGCGACGGCATCAGTGCCAATTGGGCCACCCGCGAGCAGGAGAACAATCGCGATCACTGGTCGCTGTCGCACCAGGGCCGTTGGGGTTGGGCCACTTCGGATATCGCCTTGTCCCAGGAAACCTCCAGCCGCGAAGGCAAGGCCACGCCGGCGCAAACCGATATTTACGGGCGCAAACCGGAGGTCAAGAACACCGTGTTCGACGCCAAACTGGTGGTGCCCACCACGCACAATGTCAGTACCGTGGGCATGCAATGGAATGAAAGCGAATTGACCGACTGGAACCAGGGCCTGGGCGATCGCGTCGATTACGAGTTTTCGGTACTGCAAAAAGCCGTGTTCGCCGAAAACGAATGGTCGGTGACCGACAACTTCGCGCTGACCACCGGCCTGCGCCTGGACGACCACGAACAATATGGCACCCACGCCAGTCCGCGGATCTACGGGGTGTGGCGCGCCACCGATAACTGGACGCTCAAGGGCGGCATCGCCCGCGGTTTCAAGGCACCCGAATTGCGCGCGGTGGTCAAGGATTACGCCTACCTGCGACGCAACCGTTTCGTGATGCTCGGCAACCCCGACCTGAAGCCGGAAACCAGCACCAACTACGAGTTCTCGGCGTTGTGGTCCAACCGCGATGATCTGTCGGCGGGCGCGACGGTGTTCTACAACGACTTCCAGGACAAGTTGTCGACGGTCACCACCGACGAGCGCTGGAACGGTTACATCGTCATGGACCGGGTCAACATCGATAAGGCCGTGATCCAGGGTGTGGAGCTGACCGGGCAATGGGATATCAACGCCAGTGTGTTGTTCAAGGCCAATTACACCTACACCGACTCGGAACAGAAAAGCGGCGCCAATGCCGGCGCACCACTGGCGCTGACGCCCAAGCAAAAAGCCAACCTGCGCGGCGAGTGGGCGATCAATGATCGCGCGCAAGCGTGGGCGTCGGTCAGCTACTACGGAGAAGAAACCGGCAACACCATTACCGATGAAAGTGCGCCAGGCTACACCACGGCCGATCTGGGCGGCTCTTATGAGCTCACCGATTCGATCACGTTGAACAGTTCGCTGAACAACATCACCGACAAGCGCCTGGACGATGAAACCTACGGCACGGTGAACTACGGTCGCACGTTGTGGATGGGCGCTACGTTGAACTTCTGA
- a CDS encoding ATP-binding protein, which translates to MVHQLSVLLLLALLASNAIAMLVLQRTGALIHPLSRTMSLERLVTAHHAALEAPNQVGARLLASMITPDAHFWIDRRADVEPFDMRAEEQRLANVLRERLQLAPDLAVVMQLERVTGGHARDQVFSSAGWAPLRLRSSIELPDGRYLNALQHPVGAYEWRKVLTYSLPVTIIPVLLIVMFCISRVVQPVKTLVQASERVSRGEWIAPLPLTGPQEARDLTAAFNHMQASIARHVEGRTRMLAAISHDLNTPITELRLQVELLEEGDAREDMLESLEELSLMVRETLNFVREDAVQEPTLTISLNGLLDDLARRYQLLNQPVTWHGAPPIMLTCRPLALKRALTNLIDNALRHAGDATLSLCREDAGTVRLDILDHGAGLPDAWLSRVFEPFVQFAGGAADGHKGGVGLGLAIARACVQAHGGELLLENRPSAGLCAVVRLPAALLRSST; encoded by the coding sequence ATGGTTCATCAACTCAGTGTGCTGCTGTTGCTTGCGTTACTCGCTTCCAATGCAATCGCCATGCTGGTTCTGCAGCGCACCGGGGCGTTGATCCATCCGCTGTCGCGGACCATGAGCCTGGAACGTCTGGTCACCGCGCACCATGCGGCTCTCGAGGCACCCAACCAGGTCGGCGCCCGGCTGCTGGCGTCGATGATCACCCCGGATGCACATTTCTGGATTGATCGGCGCGCCGACGTCGAGCCCTTCGACATGCGCGCCGAAGAACAACGCCTGGCCAATGTGCTGCGCGAGCGTCTGCAATTGGCGCCAGACCTTGCCGTGGTCATGCAACTGGAGCGGGTCACCGGCGGTCATGCCCGGGACCAGGTCTTCAGCTCCGCAGGCTGGGCTCCGTTGCGTTTGCGCAGCAGCATCGAACTGCCCGACGGCCGCTACCTCAACGCGTTGCAGCACCCGGTCGGGGCTTACGAGTGGCGCAAAGTCCTGACGTACAGCCTGCCGGTGACGATCATTCCGGTGCTGTTGATCGTCATGTTCTGCATCAGTCGCGTGGTGCAGCCTGTGAAAACCCTCGTGCAGGCGTCCGAGCGCGTCAGTCGCGGCGAGTGGATTGCCCCGTTGCCGCTGACGGGGCCGCAGGAGGCACGGGACCTGACGGCGGCGTTCAACCACATGCAGGCCAGCATCGCCCGCCATGTCGAGGGCCGCACACGCATGCTCGCCGCGATCAGTCATGACCTCAATACGCCAATCACTGAACTGCGCCTGCAAGTGGAACTGCTGGAGGAGGGCGATGCTCGCGAGGACATGCTGGAAAGTCTCGAAGAGTTGAGTCTGATGGTGCGCGAAACCCTCAACTTCGTCCGCGAAGACGCTGTGCAGGAGCCGACGCTGACCATTTCGTTGAACGGGTTGCTGGACGACCTGGCCAGACGTTACCAACTGCTGAACCAGCCTGTGACCTGGCACGGAGCGCCGCCGATCATGCTGACGTGCCGGCCCCTGGCGCTGAAACGGGCCCTGACCAACCTGATCGACAACGCCCTGCGTCATGCCGGGGACGCCACGCTGAGCCTGTGTCGCGAAGACGCCGGCACCGTCCGCCTGGACATCCTTGACCACGGTGCAGGGCTTCCCGATGCCTGGTTGAGCAGGGTGTTCGAGCCGTTCGTGCAGTTCGCCGGTGGAGCGGCCGATGGGCACAAGGGCGGTGTCGGCCTGGGCCTGGCCATCGCCCGCGCCTGCGTGCAGGCACACGGTGGCGAACTGCTGCTGGAAAACCGCCCGTCCGCCGGATTGTGCGCCGTGGTCAGGCTGCCGGCCGCGCTGCTCAGAAGTTCAACGTAG
- a CDS encoding response regulator transcription factor gives MPPIPSSKAPSVLIVDDSRKIRDPLATFLRRHTFEVRTAADAAGMWQLLKQHSFEVIILDVSLPDGDGFELCSRLYRRSDTPVILLTARDTCADRVRGLDLGADDYVTKPFEPRELVARINSVLRRRRPTGAKQAISASDPVAVNMSPCYLFADWRYDARHATLARDQEPPILLSTVESKLLQVFLNHPNTLLPRERLIDLTTATDRDVTDRAIDRQVSRLRRKLAHKPGEPELLRTIWGGGYLLASDVVLQAP, from the coding sequence ATGCCCCCAATTCCTTCCAGCAAAGCCCCTAGCGTGCTCATCGTCGATGACAGCCGCAAGATCCGCGATCCGCTGGCGACGTTTCTGCGTCGCCACACGTTCGAGGTGCGCACGGCGGCGGATGCGGCGGGCATGTGGCAGTTGCTCAAGCAGCACAGCTTTGAGGTGATCATCCTCGACGTGTCGCTGCCCGATGGGGATGGTTTCGAGTTGTGCAGTCGTCTTTATCGGCGAAGCGATACGCCGGTGATTCTGCTGACGGCGCGCGACACCTGCGCCGATCGGGTTCGCGGTCTTGATCTGGGCGCGGACGACTACGTCACCAAACCGTTCGAGCCCCGGGAACTGGTGGCGCGGATCAACAGCGTACTGCGTCGACGCCGCCCGACCGGCGCGAAACAGGCCATATCGGCGTCCGACCCTGTCGCCGTGAACATGAGTCCCTGCTACCTGTTTGCCGACTGGCGTTACGATGCCCGTCACGCCACGCTGGCGCGTGATCAAGAGCCGCCGATTCTGCTCAGCACCGTCGAAAGCAAGCTGCTGCAAGTGTTTCTCAACCATCCCAACACGCTGCTGCCCCGCGAGCGCTTGATTGATTTGACCACCGCAACCGACAGAGACGTGACAGACCGCGCCATCGACCGTCAGGTCAGTCGTCTGCGGCGCAAGTTGGCCCATAAACCGGGGGAACCGGAATTGCTGCGCACCATCTGGGGTGGCGGCTATCTGCTGGCGTCCGATGTCGTGCTGCAGGCGCCATGA
- a CDS encoding NADH:flavin oxidoreductase produces MANPDTSILFRPFSIRSLELKNRIVMAPMTRLFSPEGIPGEASTAYYRRRAEGGVGLILSEGTVIDRPASRNDAGIPFFHGEAALAGWKNVIDAVHTAGGRMAPQIWHTGSTRYINDWEPDAPVESPSGLVSPGDLRGVAMSEEDIADTVAAFAKAAADAKRLGFDTVEIHGAHGYLIDQFFWSGSNLRTDRYGGPTIKERSRFASEVVSAVRQAVGPQFPIIMRVSQWKQQDYGVRVAETPAVMEDWLLPLVEAGVDVLHCSQRRFWEPEFPEIDGENGLNCAGWAKKVTGATTISVGSVGLENDVTNAFAGKGSAPAGLDRLIERMEREEFDLIAVGRVLLSDTDWATKVEKGEYASLKGFNPASLAELV; encoded by the coding sequence ATGGCAAACCCCGATACCAGCATTTTATTTCGTCCTTTTTCCATCCGGTCGCTTGAACTGAAAAACCGGATTGTCATGGCGCCGATGACGCGTCTGTTCTCACCCGAAGGTATCCCGGGTGAAGCGAGCACTGCCTATTACCGGCGCCGGGCCGAGGGAGGTGTTGGCCTGATTCTGTCGGAAGGCACCGTGATTGATCGCCCAGCATCGCGCAATGATGCCGGCATTCCTTTTTTTCATGGCGAAGCGGCGCTGGCTGGATGGAAGAACGTGATCGATGCTGTCCACACGGCTGGCGGGCGCATGGCACCGCAAATCTGGCACACCGGCTCCACGCGCTACATCAACGACTGGGAGCCGGATGCTCCCGTTGAAAGCCCGTCGGGCCTTGTTTCGCCAGGTGACCTGCGTGGCGTGGCGATGAGTGAAGAGGACATTGCCGACACGGTGGCAGCGTTCGCCAAGGCCGCAGCGGATGCCAAGCGACTGGGCTTCGATACCGTCGAGATCCATGGAGCCCATGGTTATTTGATCGATCAGTTTTTCTGGTCTGGTAGCAATCTGCGCACCGACCGCTACGGCGGCCCGACAATCAAGGAACGCTCGCGTTTTGCCAGTGAGGTCGTCTCTGCCGTTCGCCAGGCTGTTGGCCCGCAATTCCCGATCATCATGCGCGTCAGCCAGTGGAAGCAACAGGACTACGGGGTGCGCGTTGCTGAAACGCCAGCGGTGATGGAGGACTGGTTGTTGCCACTGGTCGAGGCCGGTGTCGACGTCCTGCACTGCTCGCAGCGCCGCTTCTGGGAACCTGAGTTTCCCGAAATTGACGGTGAGAACGGGTTGAACTGCGCGGGCTGGGCGAAGAAAGTCACTGGAGCCACAACCATCAGCGTCGGTTCGGTTGGGCTGGAGAATGATGTCACTAACGCCTTCGCCGGCAAGGGATCAGCCCCTGCGGGTCTGGATCGGCTCATCGAGCGTATGGAGCGCGAGGAGTTTGATCTGATCGCTGTAGGGCGTGTTCTGCTGAGTGACACGGATTGGGCCACTAAAGTGGAAAAAGGCGAATACGCAAGCTTGAAGGGCTTCAATCCGGCATCTTTAGCTGAATTGGTTTGA
- a CDS encoding winged helix-turn-helix transcriptional regulator, whose amino-acid sequence MLELKPQCFSSECPSRALFDQIADKWSMMVLAVLDDGPHRFNAIRRRLEGVTQKALTQCLRRLERNGLVSRQIISFSPVAVQYEITPLGRTLQQPFRELHKWTLDKLPEVEAARSKFDEAAEVKLAE is encoded by the coding sequence ATGCTGGAATTAAAGCCGCAATGTTTTTCGTCGGAGTGCCCAAGCCGGGCGCTGTTCGACCAAATCGCTGATAAGTGGTCGATGATGGTTCTGGCGGTACTCGATGACGGGCCGCATCGTTTTAACGCCATCAGACGTCGCCTGGAGGGCGTCACCCAGAAGGCACTTACCCAGTGCCTGCGGCGGTTGGAACGCAATGGTCTCGTCTCGCGCCAGATCATTTCGTTCTCGCCCGTGGCAGTGCAGTATGAGATCACCCCGCTGGGTCGAACATTGCAGCAGCCATTTCGCGAATTGCATAAATGGACGCTCGACAAACTGCCCGAAGTTGAAGCGGCCCGGTCGAAGTTTGACGAGGCCGCGGAGGTTAAGCTGGCGGAGTGA
- a CDS encoding TonB-dependent siderophore receptor, which translates to MWSSLTYCGERRPCVPERLLTNPVTAALLVFLGSSSCVMAQDPVEADENTQSQGVMILPSVTISGTRTPDTTTTEGTGLYTTGQTTAATRLPLTLRETPQSISVVTRQRMDDQKLDSVQGVLESTTGISPYQSDSQRTSFYSRGFLIDNIQYDGIPAVIGDVINGSGISDLETAFYDRVEIVRGANGLLTGTGNPSAAVNLVRKRPTPEFSASTSISAGSWDSFREMGDVSVPLTTDGRIRARMVGVNNDGHSYIDGYQTQKQAFYGVIEADLTEDTTLDIGYDYQNSSPERPTWGGVPLWFSNGSEAEWSRSKSLAADWNRWDSTRQTAFAELEHRFDNGWKVRGVVNQYRTKYDSQLLGGFGTPDQDTGLGVFPNGAYPVALAGKGKSRQNTFDVMASGPFDLMGRQHDLVVGAMSSRYTSNKDDISPFFVGFTPGNIYNWNNHFPKPDFDAMASMPTDTEVKQRGFYSTARFSLADPLKLIVGGRFSRYEIDETAGGTPFNYKKSNEFTPYAGLIYDIDSTYSVYISYTGIFNPQTSFRDSNGNVLTPTEGKTKEIGLKAEYLEGRLNASVALFDTELDNAAQPDGSLLTPGGAQAYKGVDGTKSRGVEFDLQGEVAPNWNIYAGIAAFTAKDGNDARLNAQVPRTTAQMFTTYKLPGMLEKLTLGAGVRWQSRFLSSSTSTRVAEQDPYALTSLMARYELSRNMDLSINVNNVFDKKYATQKGDFDTVSYGAPRNALMTLNYKL; encoded by the coding sequence ATGTGGAGTTCGTTGACTTACTGCGGTGAGCGGCGCCCTTGCGTGCCTGAGCGTTTGCTGACAAATCCGGTGACTGCAGCGCTGTTGGTGTTTTTAGGTAGTTCGAGTTGTGTAATGGCGCAGGACCCTGTCGAAGCCGATGAGAACACTCAGTCTCAAGGCGTGATGATTCTCCCATCTGTGACGATAAGCGGGACGAGGACACCCGATACCACCACGACGGAAGGGACGGGGCTTTACACCACCGGCCAGACCACGGCCGCGACTCGCTTGCCACTGACGTTGCGGGAGACGCCGCAATCAATTTCCGTGGTAACGCGTCAACGCATGGACGATCAAAAGCTGGATTCAGTTCAGGGGGTACTGGAGAGCACGACTGGCATCTCGCCTTACCAATCGGATAGCCAACGCACGAGTTTCTATTCCCGAGGCTTTCTGATCGACAACATCCAGTATGACGGCATACCCGCCGTCATTGGCGACGTCATAAACGGCAGCGGCATCAGCGACCTGGAAACGGCATTTTACGACCGTGTCGAAATTGTGCGCGGGGCTAACGGGCTGCTTACCGGCACGGGCAATCCGTCGGCTGCGGTCAACCTGGTGCGCAAAAGACCAACGCCAGAGTTCTCGGCTTCCACCTCTATCAGTGCGGGTTCCTGGGACAGTTTCCGAGAGATGGGAGATGTTTCCGTACCGTTGACAACCGACGGTCGTATCCGTGCACGCATGGTCGGGGTCAATAACGATGGTCACTCCTACATCGATGGTTACCAAACACAAAAGCAAGCGTTCTATGGGGTCATTGAGGCAGATCTCACCGAAGACACCACTTTGGATATTGGGTATGACTATCAGAACAGTTCCCCTGAGCGACCGACATGGGGCGGTGTTCCTCTATGGTTCAGCAACGGCTCAGAGGCAGAATGGTCGCGCTCCAAATCCCTGGCCGCGGACTGGAATCGCTGGGACAGCACCCGACAGACTGCTTTTGCCGAACTTGAACACCGGTTCGATAACGGTTGGAAAGTCCGCGGTGTGGTGAACCAGTACCGCACTAAGTATGACTCCCAGTTATTGGGCGGGTTTGGTACACCCGACCAGGATACCGGCTTAGGCGTTTTTCCTAATGGTGCTTATCCGGTTGCGTTGGCCGGCAAAGGGAAAAGCCGGCAAAACACCTTTGATGTGATGGCGAGCGGTCCCTTCGATTTAATGGGGCGCCAACATGACCTGGTAGTGGGCGCTATGAGTTCTCGGTATACCTCGAACAAAGACGATATCAGTCCCTTTTTTGTAGGGTTCACACCCGGCAATATCTACAATTGGAATAATCATTTCCCCAAGCCAGACTTTGATGCAATGGCGTCTATGCCGACCGATACCGAGGTTAAACAGCGCGGCTTCTATAGTACAGCGAGATTCTCATTGGCCGACCCATTGAAATTGATTGTCGGAGGACGGTTCAGTCGCTACGAGATCGACGAGACTGCAGGTGGGACGCCGTTCAATTATAAAAAGAGTAATGAGTTCACGCCCTATGCAGGTCTGATATACGACATTGATAGTACGTACTCCGTCTATATCAGTTATACCGGCATATTTAATCCGCAAACATCGTTCCGAGACAGCAATGGCAATGTCCTCACGCCGACGGAAGGCAAGACGAAAGAGATTGGCCTCAAGGCTGAATACCTGGAGGGGCGATTGAATGCGTCTGTCGCATTGTTTGACACTGAACTGGACAACGCTGCACAACCGGATGGCAGTCTTCTTACGCCAGGCGGTGCGCAAGCTTACAAAGGTGTTGATGGTACTAAATCCCGCGGGGTCGAGTTTGACCTGCAGGGTGAAGTGGCTCCTAATTGGAACATCTACGCTGGCATCGCCGCTTTCACAGCCAAGGATGGCAATGACGCCAGGCTGAACGCACAGGTACCGCGCACAACCGCTCAGATGTTCACTACGTACAAATTACCCGGCATGTTGGAAAAATTGACTTTGGGCGCAGGCGTCAGATGGCAAAGCCGCTTCTTGAGCAGCAGTACGAGCACGAGGGTAGCGGAACAAGACCCCTATGCGCTGACGTCACTGATGGCGCGTTATGAGTTGTCAAGGAACATGGACCTATCAATCAATGTCAACAATGTGTTTGATAAAAAATATGCAACCCAGAAAGGCGATTTCGATACTGTCAGTTATGGAGCGCCGCGTAATGCACTGATGACATTGAACTATAAACTGTAG
- a CDS encoding AraC family transcriptional regulator: MANTAKKDRIAVWDVDSISRPVVALSASMVSKDWEQASHQHRKAQLLYSVRGILNCEIEEGVWIVPPQCAVWIPGGLSHATRGSGETECYCLFVEPDAAPDLPRGCCTIGVSPLLRELLLKAAGFSGDAINVPREDRLIATLLDELSAAPVEDLHLPMPRDTRLRRLAEMLLADPALKVSVREWATRIGMSERSMSRLLLQEIGMSFGRWRRQLHVIVSLQRMTKGESVQSVALELGYEGPSGFITMFRKTVGKPPVQYLSARSASAVIAGESLPVPSILFPDDV; encoded by the coding sequence ATGGCGAACACTGCTAAAAAAGACAGGATTGCCGTATGGGACGTCGATAGCATTTCGCGGCCCGTCGTAGCCCTCAGCGCTTCGATGGTGAGCAAGGATTGGGAGCAAGCCAGCCATCAACATCGTAAGGCGCAACTGCTTTATTCCGTGCGCGGCATCCTCAATTGTGAAATAGAAGAGGGCGTCTGGATCGTTCCACCACAATGTGCCGTATGGATACCCGGTGGTTTGTCACATGCGACACGTGGTTCAGGAGAGACAGAATGTTATTGCCTGTTTGTTGAACCTGATGCCGCTCCGGATCTTCCGCGAGGCTGCTGCACGATCGGCGTATCACCGCTGTTGCGTGAGTTGCTGCTGAAGGCGGCAGGGTTCTCGGGAGACGCTATCAATGTCCCGCGTGAAGACCGCCTGATCGCAACGTTATTGGACGAATTGTCGGCAGCCCCCGTGGAGGACCTGCATTTGCCGATGCCTCGCGACACGCGTCTGCGCAGGCTCGCTGAAATGCTCTTGGCCGACCCCGCGCTTAAGGTTTCGGTGCGCGAGTGGGCTACTCGCATTGGCATGAGTGAGCGCAGCATGAGTCGGCTTTTGCTGCAGGAAATAGGGATGAGTTTTGGACGTTGGCGTCGGCAATTGCATGTAATTGTGTCGCTGCAACGCATGACCAAGGGCGAGAGCGTCCAATCGGTTGCGTTGGAACTCGGTTATGAGGGACCTAGCGGCTTCATCACGATGTTCCGCAAAACCGTAGGCAAACCGCCTGTGCAATATCTTTCCGCCCGCTCAGCCAGCGCTGTTATCGCAGGTGAGTCATTGCCCGTGCCGTCGATCCTGTTTCCTGACGACGTGTAA
- a CDS encoding OprD family porin, which yields MRYPVTVRSVPAHQSLISLTLAFCAGSSAVVQADQNSGFVDGTKATLNLRNAYINRNFTNPNNAQGKAEEWTQNFILDAKSGFTQGVVGFGVDVLGLYSVKLDGGRGTAGTQLLPVHDDGRPADDFGRLGVALKAKVSKTELKVGEWMPVLPILRSDDGRSLPQTFRGGQVTSTEINGLSLYGGQFRGNSPRNDASMEDMSMNGRGAFTSDRFNFGGGEYAFNEKRTQVGVWYAELSDIYQQQYFNLTHSQPIGDWTLGANLGYFIGKEDGSALAGDLDNKTAFAMLSAKYGGNTFYVGLQKVGGDDAWMRVNGTSGGTLANDSYNSSYDNAKEKSWQLRHDFNFAAVGVPGLTLMNRYISGDNVHTATVDDGKEWGRETELAYTVQSGALKNLNVKWRNASIRRDFSTNEFDENRIFINYPISLL from the coding sequence ATGCGCTACCCGGTTACTGTCCGCAGCGTGCCCGCACATCAATCGCTTATCAGCCTGACTCTTGCGTTTTGCGCGGGTTCGTCAGCTGTTGTTCAAGCCGATCAAAATAGCGGTTTTGTCGATGGCACTAAGGCCACCCTCAATTTGCGCAACGCTTACATCAATCGCAACTTCACCAACCCGAACAATGCCCAGGGCAAGGCCGAGGAATGGACCCAGAACTTCATCCTCGACGCCAAGTCCGGCTTCACCCAGGGCGTGGTCGGTTTCGGCGTGGACGTGCTGGGCCTGTACTCGGTGAAACTCGACGGCGGTCGCGGCACAGCGGGTACGCAATTGCTGCCCGTGCATGACGACGGTCGCCCGGCCGATGACTTTGGGCGCCTGGGCGTAGCCCTGAAGGCCAAGGTGTCGAAGACCGAATTGAAGGTCGGCGAGTGGATGCCGGTGCTGCCGATCCTGCGCTCCGACGACGGCCGCTCCCTGCCGCAAACCTTCCGTGGCGGCCAGGTGACCTCCACCGAAATCAACGGCCTGAGCCTCTACGGCGGCCAGTTCCGTGGCAACAGCCCGCGCAACGACGCGAGCATGGAAGACATGTCCATGAACGGCCGCGGTGCGTTCACCTCCGATCGTTTCAACTTCGGCGGTGGCGAATACGCCTTCAACGAAAAACGCACCCAGGTTGGCGTGTGGTACGCGGAACTGTCCGACATCTACCAGCAGCAATATTTCAACCTGACCCACAGCCAACCCATCGGCGACTGGACCCTGGGCGCCAACCTCGGCTACTTCATCGGCAAGGAAGACGGCAGCGCCCTGGCCGGCGACCTGGACAACAAAACCGCGTTCGCCATGCTCTCGGCCAAATACGGCGGCAACACCTTCTATGTCGGCCTGCAGAAAGTCGGCGGCGATGATGCCTGGATGCGCGTCAACGGCACCAGCGGCGGCACCCTGGCCAACGACAGCTACAACTCCAGCTATGACAACGCCAAGGAAAAATCCTGGCAACTGCGCCACGACTTCAACTTCGCCGCCGTCGGCGTGCCGGGCCTGACCCTGATGAACCGCTACATCAGCGGCGACAACGTGCACACCGCCACGGTCGACGATGGCAAGGAGTGGGGCCGCGAAACCGAACTGGCCTACACCGTGCAGAGCGGCGCGCTGAAAAACCTCAACGTGAAATGGCGCAATGCGTCGATTCGTCGGGACTTCAGCACTAATGAGTTTGATGAAAACCGGATTTTCATCAATTACCCCATCTCGCTGCTATAA
- a CDS encoding DUF4286 family protein, giving the protein MSFAGTGVVAIWHDLLPEARDEFYEWHNREHMPERAGIPGFLRGRRYVALDAGPTYFNLYEADSVQVLGGQDYLSRLNSPTAWTQQSVKSYRNVARSICAVTYSSGVGQGAYLLTVRFDVVEGLHKSVSDALRQRVLPPLADKQGITGVHLCVADEAVSKVETAEKKARAEGTQIPAWIVMIEGCAPDYVRVAGESFVAELQRLLEGQSIGPETTLYQLEYTRCKTPGSAG; this is encoded by the coding sequence ATGAGCTTTGCAGGAACAGGTGTAGTCGCGATCTGGCATGATCTTTTGCCCGAAGCGCGGGACGAGTTCTATGAGTGGCATAACCGTGAACACATGCCCGAGCGGGCTGGAATTCCGGGCTTTTTGCGGGGACGCCGGTACGTCGCTTTGGATGCCGGGCCGACTTATTTCAACCTTTATGAGGCTGATTCTGTGCAGGTGTTGGGAGGGCAGGATTATTTATCGCGCCTCAACAGTCCGACGGCATGGACCCAGCAGTCGGTGAAGTCCTATCGCAATGTCGCGCGATCCATTTGCGCAGTCACTTACTCCAGCGGTGTGGGGCAGGGCGCGTATCTGTTAACGGTCCGTTTCGATGTTGTCGAAGGGCTGCATAAATCGGTGTCAGACGCATTGCGTCAACGCGTGCTGCCTCCCCTGGCGGATAAACAGGGTATTACGGGCGTGCATTTGTGTGTGGCGGATGAGGCCGTGAGCAAGGTTGAAACCGCAGAGAAAAAGGCCCGCGCCGAAGGCACCCAGATACCGGCCTGGATCGTCATGATCGAAGGTTGTGCACCTGATTACGTTCGCGTCGCCGGCGAGTCTTTTGTGGCCGAGCTGCAACGGCTGCTGGAGGGGCAATCGATAGGACCGGAAACCACGCTCTATCAATTGGAATACACACGGTGCAAAACGCCGGGGAGTGCGGGTTGA